A window of Roseovarius sp. THAF27 contains these coding sequences:
- a CDS encoding dimethylsulfoniopropionate demethylase, with product MPMISLSRRLRRTPFSDGVEAAGVKGYTVYNHMLLPTVFRSVEEDYRHLKDAVQVWDVACERQVELRGPDAGRLMQMLTPRDLRGMTAGQCYYVPIVDETGGMLNDPVSVKLSEDRWWISDPDSDLLYWVKATAHGWRLDVLVDEPDVSPLAVQGPKADELMARVFGDGVRDIRFFRFGVFDFQGRDMVIARSGYSKQGGFEIYVEGEDIGMPLWHALMEAGRDLDVHAGCPNLIERVESGLLSYGNDMTDDNTPHECGLGRFCNTQSAIGCIGRDALLRVAKEGPVQQICAIAIDGPKVPGCDRWWPVTANGKRVGRVSSAAWSPDFETNVAIGMVRMTHWDAGTELQVEAPDQVRRGVVREGFWN from the coding sequence ATGCCGATGATCTCGCTGTCGCGCCGGTTGCGGCGCACGCCTTTTTCCGACGGGGTCGAGGCCGCCGGGGTGAAGGGCTACACGGTCTACAACCACATGTTGCTGCCGACGGTGTTCCGGTCCGTCGAGGAGGATTATCGCCATTTGAAGGACGCGGTGCAGGTCTGGGACGTGGCCTGCGAACGGCAGGTGGAGCTGCGCGGGCCAGACGCGGGGCGGCTGATGCAGATGCTGACGCCGCGCGACCTGCGGGGGATGACGGCGGGGCAGTGTTATTACGTGCCGATCGTGGACGAGACGGGCGGCATGCTGAACGACCCGGTGTCGGTGAAGCTGTCGGAGGATCGCTGGTGGATCTCGGATCCCGACAGTGACCTGCTATACTGGGTGAAGGCCACGGCGCATGGCTGGCGGCTGGACGTGCTGGTGGACGAGCCGGACGTGTCGCCCCTGGCGGTGCAGGGGCCGAAGGCCGACGAGCTGATGGCGCGGGTCTTTGGCGACGGGGTGCGCGACATCCGGTTCTTCCGCTTCGGCGTGTTCGATTTCCAGGGGCGGGACATGGTGATCGCGCGCTCGGGCTATTCCAAGCAGGGCGGTTTCGAGATCTATGTCGAGGGGGAGGACATCGGTATGCCGTTGTGGCACGCTTTGATGGAGGCGGGGCGCGATCTGGACGTGCATGCGGGCTGTCCCAACCTGATAGAGCGGGTCGAGAGCGGGCTTCTGAGCTATGGCAACGACATGACCGACGACAACACGCCGCATGAATGCGGGCTGGGGAGGTTCTGCAATACGCAGAGTGCGATTGGCTGTATCGGGCGTGATGCGCTCTTGCGAGTGGCCAAGGAAGGGCCGGTGCAGCAGATCTGCGCGATTGCCATCGACGGGCCGAAGGTGCCGGGCTGTGATCGGTGGTGGCCGGTGACGGCGAATGGAAAACGCGTGGGTCGGGTGAGTTCCGCCGCGTGGAGCCCGGATTTCGAGACCAACGTGGCCATCGGCATGGTGCGGATGACCCATTGGGACGCGGGCACCGAATTGCAGGTCGAGGCGCCGGATCAGGTCCGGCGCGGGGTGGTGCGGGAAGGTTTCTGGAACTGA
- a CDS encoding DinB family protein: MITPEYCRVMARYNAWQNRQLTEALDGQSLEVLTEDRGAFFGSILGTLNHLLWGDLMWMARFDPSVEAPTVGVKQSVEMHPTLGAWSAARYHVDGKIGHWANSLRAMDLTGDLHWYSGTAQRDVVSPRALCVTHMFNHQTHHRGQVHAMMTAAGLEAPVSDMFLMPGEG; this comes from the coding sequence ATGATCACACCCGAGTATTGCCGCGTGATGGCGCGGTACAATGCGTGGCAGAACCGGCAGCTGACCGAGGCGCTGGACGGCCAGTCGCTGGAAGTGCTGACCGAGGATCGCGGCGCGTTCTTCGGCTCGATCCTCGGCACGCTCAATCACCTGCTATGGGGCGACCTGATGTGGATGGCGCGGTTCGATCCGTCGGTCGAGGCCCCGACGGTCGGCGTGAAGCAGAGCGTGGAGATGCACCCGACGCTGGGGGCGTGGAGCGCGGCGCGGTATCACGTGGACGGCAAGATCGGGCATTGGGCCAATTCGCTGCGGGCGATGGACCTGACAGGCGACCTGCACTGGTATTCCGGCACGGCGCAGCGCGACGTGGTCTCGCCCAGGGCTTTGTGCGTCACGCATATGTTCAATCACCAGACCCATCACCGGGGACAGGTCCACGCGATGATGACCGCCGCCGGGCTGGAGGCGCCGGTGAGCGACATGTTTCTGATGCCCGGGGAGGGCTGA
- a CDS encoding DUF1326 domain-containing protein, translated as MALTRRKDADKLPVSQRIDNRMANPKRRKMTPTEWAIKGELFLNCSCTVFCPCVVSLGAHPPTEGHCHAWMAIAIDEGHYEGEDLSGLNLGLLVDIPGRMGEGNWKVAAYVDERASGRAYNGILQIFSGAAGGTTGLFTMLVSEIIGAEREKVEIVRDGKKRGLYIGRKIQGEIEMLDGASPDHPVMVTNSKYWMGPDIIAAKGLKSRVRDYGRVWDFGGMSAEVCPIDWKGPK; from the coding sequence ATGGCTTTGACACGCCGGAAGGACGCCGACAAGTTGCCGGTGTCGCAGCGTATCGACAACCGGATGGCCAACCCCAAGCGGCGCAAGATGACGCCGACCGAGTGGGCGATCAAGGGCGAGCTGTTCCTCAACTGTTCCTGCACCGTGTTCTGCCCCTGCGTGGTGAGCCTGGGGGCGCATCCGCCCACCGAGGGGCATTGCCATGCGTGGATGGCGATTGCCATCGACGAGGGCCATTACGAGGGTGAGGACCTGTCGGGCCTGAACCTGGGCTTGCTGGTCGACATCCCCGGGCGCATGGGCGAGGGCAACTGGAAGGTGGCCGCCTATGTGGACGAGCGGGCCTCTGGCCGCGCCTATAACGGGATCCTGCAGATCTTCAGCGGGGCGGCGGGGGGCACGACCGGCCTTTTCACCATGCTGGTGAGCGAGATCATCGGAGCCGAGCGCGAGAAGGTGGAGATCGTGCGCGACGGCAAGAAACGGGGGCTTTACATCGGGCGCAAGATCCAGGGCGAGATCGAGATGCTGGACGGCGCGAGCCCCGATCATCCGGTGATGGTGACGAACTCGAAATACTGGATGGGGCCGGATATCATCGCGGCGAAGGGTTTGAAGAGCCGGGTGCGCGATTATGGCCGGGTCTGGGATTTCGGAGGCATGTCGGCGGAGGTTTGCCCGATCGACTGGAAAGGGCCGAAATAG
- a CDS encoding DUF2182 domain-containing protein codes for MSALSLRSVAWLAFFAAILAAWVVMYLMATGMDLDLIGRPGPMGETMRAMQPGMEMGMGAGMSGGMSGGMSGEMSGGMDTMAMDRFGPLFAMWAIMMAAMMLPTMVPTLRCYDDLCRSADGTTAGWLGVLTGYSIAWVGFAAVIAGVQVALLYGGVIDMLGIAKSSAIAGGLLIVVGAFQFTRAKELCHGVCHSPMTYFLGHWRTGFGGGVRMGLGLGAFCVGCCWGFMALGFVGGVMSLLWMGLATLFMVLEKLPQIGHRVIRPMGVALIAGGVAVLAAPLVTGG; via the coding sequence ATGTCGGCTCTTTCCCTGCGCTCGGTGGCCTGGCTGGCGTTTTTCGCGGCGATCCTGGCGGCGTGGGTGGTGATGTACCTGATGGCGACGGGGATGGACCTGGACCTGATCGGGCGGCCCGGGCCGATGGGCGAGACGATGCGGGCGATGCAGCCGGGCATGGAGATGGGCATGGGCGCCGGTATGTCGGGTGGCATGTCTGGGGGCATGAGCGGCGAGATGTCGGGCGGCATGGACACGATGGCGATGGACAGGTTCGGGCCGCTGTTCGCAATGTGGGCGATCATGATGGCGGCGATGATGCTGCCCACGATGGTGCCGACGCTGCGCTGTTACGACGATCTGTGCCGCAGCGCCGATGGCACCACCGCCGGATGGCTGGGCGTGCTGACGGGGTATTCCATCGCCTGGGTCGGGTTCGCGGCGGTGATCGCGGGCGTGCAGGTGGCGCTGCTCTATGGCGGTGTGATCGACATGCTGGGGATCGCCAAGTCGTCCGCGATTGCGGGCGGCCTGCTGATCGTCGTGGGCGCGTTTCAGTTCACGCGGGCCAAGGAGCTGTGCCATGGCGTGTGTCACAGCCCGATGACCTATTTCCTGGGGCATTGGCGCACGGGATTTGGCGGCGGCGTGCGCATGGGGCTGGGGCTGGGCGCGTTCTGCGTGGGCTGCTGCTGGGGCTTCATGGCGCTGGGGTTCGTGGGCGGCGTGATGAGCCTCTTGTGGATGGGCCTGGCCACGCTTTTCATGGTATTGGAGAAACTGCCGCAGATCGGGCACCGGGTGATCCGGCCGATGGGTGTGGCGCTGATCGCGGGCGGGGTGGCGGTTCTGGCCGCGCCGCTGGTAACGGGAGGATAG
- a CDS encoding FadR/GntR family transcriptional regulator yields the protein MKTADPAQPRQDLSAQIAEAIRDAIVEGRMITGERLPSEAELSEQFGVSRSTVREALKRLAAQSLIRTQRGAFGGAFVNRLSYQGAYSQHITTSTLLLSMNAVSFETACEARYTLERACAPLAARRRTDDSLATMRAEIARQSQPGLSDEAFCASDVALHRALVDAADNPVLSYQLAGAVEAMQPLMNMITFTARSRGEIVGLHAALTDALEHQDARAANTALHRLEAYTLSLGRDVMATRARKST from the coding sequence ATGAAAACCGCCGACCCCGCCCAGCCGCGACAGGATCTCTCCGCCCAGATCGCCGAGGCGATCCGCGATGCCATCGTCGAGGGCCGCATGATCACCGGCGAACGCCTGCCCTCAGAGGCCGAGCTGTCCGAGCAATTCGGCGTCTCCCGCTCCACCGTGCGCGAGGCCCTCAAACGCCTGGCCGCGCAATCGCTGATCCGCACCCAGCGCGGCGCGTTCGGCGGCGCGTTCGTCAACCGGCTCAGCTACCAGGGCGCCTACAGCCAGCACATCACCACCTCCACGCTGCTTCTGTCGATGAACGCCGTCAGCTTCGAGACCGCGTGCGAGGCCCGCTACACGCTCGAACGCGCCTGCGCCCCCCTCGCCGCCCGGCGCCGCACCGACGACAGCCTCGCCACCATGCGCGCCGAGATAGCCCGCCAGTCGCAGCCGGGCCTCTCCGACGAGGCCTTCTGCGCCTCCGACGTCGCGCTCCACCGCGCCCTGGTCGATGCGGCCGACAACCCCGTGCTCAGCTACCAGCTTGCCGGCGCAGTCGAGGCCATGCAGCCCCTGATGAACATGATCACCTTCACCGCCCGCTCCCGCGGCGAAATCGTCGGCCTGCACGCCGCCCTTACCGACGCGCTGGAACACCAGGACGCCCGCGCCGCCAACACCGCCCTGCACCGGCTCGAGGCCTACACCCTTTCCCTGGGCCGCGACGTGATGGCCACCCGCGCCCGCAAGAGCACCTGA
- a CDS encoding Trm112 family protein, translated as MSETDPTAPEFDRHMLEALICPQTHSVLEYDAEAHELISRNAGLAFPIRSGIPILLIDEARSLD; from the coding sequence ATGAGTGAGACCGACCCCACCGCGCCGGAATTCGACCGGCACATGTTGGAGGCCCTGATCTGCCCGCAGACCCATTCGGTGCTGGAATACGATGCGGAGGCGCATGAGCTGATCAGCCGCAACGCGGGGCTGGCCTTTCCGATCCGGTCGGGGATTCCGATCCTGCTGATCGACGAGGCGCGCAGCTTGGACTAG
- a CDS encoding LON peptidase substrate-binding domain-containing protein encodes MILQGDLPEIIPVFPLPGALLLPRSRLPLHLFEPRYLAMLEDALKTPHRLIGMVQPDPGARAGEHGLHRIGCAGRVTQFSETEDGRYMITLSGVSRYRVTSEVEGFTPYRRAQVSWEGFEQDLEPSDSDPGFKRKPFMDLLSRYFEARELSTDWETLKEAEDELLINSLSMLLGFEPEDKQALLEAPSLSTRRETLVTLIEYDLRAGDDKDVMQ; translated from the coding sequence ATGATATTACAGGGTGATCTGCCGGAGATAATCCCGGTCTTTCCATTGCCGGGCGCGCTGCTTTTGCCGCGCTCGCGGCTGCCGTTGCACCTGTTCGAGCCGCGCTACCTGGCGATGCTCGAGGATGCGCTGAAGACGCCGCACCGCCTGATCGGGATGGTGCAGCCGGACCCCGGCGCGCGGGCGGGCGAGCACGGGCTGCACCGGATCGGCTGTGCCGGTCGCGTCACGCAGTTTTCCGAGACCGAGGACGGGCGGTACATGATCACGCTGTCGGGCGTGTCGCGATACCGCGTGACCTCGGAGGTGGAGGGGTTCACGCCCTATCGCCGGGCGCAGGTCAGCTGGGAGGGGTTCGAGCAGGACCTGGAGCCCAGCGACAGTGATCCGGGGTTCAAGCGGAAGCCCTTCATGGATCTTCTGTCGCGCTATTTCGAGGCGCGCGAACTCTCGACCGACTGGGAGACGCTGAAGGAGGCCGAGGACGAGTTGCTGATCAATTCGCTGTCGATGCTCCTGGGGTTCGAGCCGGAGGACAAGCAGGCGCTGCTGGAGGCGCCGAGCCTGTCGACGCGGCGCGAGACATTGGTGACGCTGATCGAGTACGATCTGCGCGCCGGCGACGACAAGGACGTGATGCAATGA
- a CDS encoding co-chaperone YbbN — translation MLELGGQSQPQTDLIKDVSEANFMTEVVEASQSVPVIVDFWAPWCGPCKTLGPQLEAAVTKANGAVKMAKVNVDENQMIAQQLRVQSIPMVYAFWQGQPIDGFQGAVPGSEIDAFVNRVIEAAGGQAGDAGLEEAIAAAQEMLEQGAATDAAQTFAAILQEDDKNAAAYAGLVSSHIAMDDLEQAEAILNGAPAEISKAPELEAAAAQLALARQAADAGPVSELRDKVEANPDDHQARFDLAQALHASGQTQEAVDELLELFRRDREWNDAAAKTQLFTIFDALKPGDPVAQAGRRKLSSMIFA, via the coding sequence ATGCTTGAACTTGGTGGCCAGAGCCAACCCCAGACCGACCTGATCAAGGACGTCTCGGAGGCGAACTTCATGACCGAGGTCGTCGAGGCCTCGCAGAGTGTGCCGGTGATCGTCGATTTCTGGGCGCCCTGGTGCGGCCCGTGCAAGACGCTGGGACCGCAGCTGGAGGCGGCGGTCACCAAGGCGAACGGCGCGGTGAAGATGGCCAAGGTCAACGTGGACGAGAACCAGATGATCGCGCAGCAGTTGCGGGTGCAGTCGATCCCGATGGTCTATGCCTTCTGGCAAGGCCAGCCGATCGACGGGTTCCAGGGCGCGGTGCCGGGATCGGAGATCGACGCCTTCGTGAACCGAGTGATCGAGGCCGCGGGCGGCCAAGCCGGCGACGCAGGGTTGGAAGAGGCCATCGCGGCGGCGCAGGAGATGCTGGAGCAGGGCGCGGCGACGGATGCCGCCCAGACCTTTGCCGCGATCCTGCAGGAGGACGACAAGAACGCCGCCGCCTATGCCGGCCTGGTATCGAGCCATATCGCGATGGACGACCTGGAGCAGGCGGAAGCGATTTTGAACGGCGCGCCGGCGGAGATCTCGAAGGCGCCGGAGCTGGAAGCGGCGGCGGCGCAGCTGGCGCTGGCGCGGCAGGCCGCGGATGCGGGGCCGGTGAGCGAATTGCGCGACAAGGTGGAGGCAAACCCGGACGACCATCAGGCGCGGTTCGACCTGGCGCAGGCGCTGCACGCCTCGGGCCAGACGCAGGAGGCGGTGGATGAACTGCTGGAGCTCTTTCGGCGCGACCGCGAGTGGAATGACGCGGCCGCGAAGACGCAGCTTTTCACCATTTTCGACGCGCTGAAACCGGGCGATCCGGTGGCGCAGGCGGGACGCCGCAAACTGAGCTCGATGATATTTGCCTGA
- a CDS encoding exodeoxyribonuclease III — MPFTLATWNINSVRLREPIVLKLLQEEAPDILCLQECKSPVEKIPLEGFAALGYPYVIARGQKGYNGVAILSKLPIRDVGERDFAALGHARHVAGELENGVVIHNFYVPAGGDVPDREVNLKFGQKLDYLTEMRDWFREDRPQKSILVGDLNIAPREDDVWSHKQLLKVVSHTPVEVEHLTNAQEAGNWTDVTRADIPEGQLYSWWSYRAKDWDAADKGRRLDHVWASDDLKSAAHSSRILRAARGWEKPSDHAPVFATFDL; from the coding sequence ATGCCCTTCACCCTTGCCACCTGGAACATCAACTCGGTCCGCCTGCGCGAACCTATCGTCCTGAAACTGTTGCAGGAGGAGGCGCCGGATATCCTGTGCCTACAGGAGTGCAAGTCGCCGGTCGAGAAGATCCCGCTGGAGGGGTTCGCGGCCCTTGGCTATCCCTACGTGATCGCGCGCGGGCAGAAGGGCTATAACGGTGTGGCGATCCTGTCGAAGCTGCCCATCCGCGATGTGGGCGAGCGGGATTTCGCGGCGCTGGGCCATGCGCGCCACGTGGCCGGAGAGCTTGAGAACGGTGTGGTGATTCACAACTTCTATGTGCCCGCGGGCGGCGATGTGCCGGACCGCGAGGTGAACCTGAAGTTCGGGCAGAAGCTCGACTACCTGACCGAGATGCGCGACTGGTTCCGCGAGGACAGGCCGCAGAAATCCATCCTCGTGGGCGACCTCAACATCGCCCCGCGCGAGGACGATGTCTGGAGCCACAAGCAACTGCTGAAGGTGGTGAGCCACACGCCGGTCGAGGTGGAGCATCTGACCAACGCGCAGGAGGCCGGAAACTGGACCGACGTCACCCGCGCGGACATTCCCGAAGGGCAGCTTTACAGCTGGTGGTCGTACCGGGCCAAGGATTGGGACGCGGCCGACAAGGGCCGGCGCCTGGATCATGTCTGGGCCAGTGACGACCTCAAGTCCGCAGCGCATTCCAGCCGCATTCTCAGGGCCGCGCGTGGTTGGGAAAAGCCATCGGACCATGCGCCGGTCTTCGCGACGTTCGACCTTTGA
- a CDS encoding response regulator transcription factor, producing the protein MAQLKKILLVDDDEDLREALSEQLVMTEDFDVLEAGNGSEAMAHAKDGLHDLVILDVGLPDTDGRELCRLMRKQGVKAPIMMLTGHDGDADTILGLDAGANDYITKPFKFPVLLARIRAQLRQHEQSEDAIFQLGPYTFKPAMKMLITEEDRKIRLTEKETNILKFLYRSPDGVVARDVLLHEVWGYNAGVTTHTLETHIYRLRQKIEPDPSNARLLVTESGGYRLLS; encoded by the coding sequence ATGGCTCAGCTGAAGAAAATTCTGCTTGTGGACGACGACGAGGACCTGCGCGAAGCTCTGAGCGAGCAATTGGTGATGACCGAGGATTTCGACGTCCTCGAGGCCGGCAACGGATCGGAGGCGATGGCGCATGCGAAGGACGGACTCCATGACCTGGTGATCCTCGACGTTGGTCTGCCCGATACGGATGGACGCGAGCTTTGCCGCCTGATGCGCAAGCAGGGCGTCAAGGCGCCGATCATGATGCTGACCGGCCATGACGGGGATGCCGACACGATCCTCGGCCTCGACGCCGGGGCGAATGACTATATCACCAAGCCGTTCAAGTTTCCCGTTCTGCTGGCCCGCATCCGCGCGCAACTGCGCCAGCACGAGCAGTCGGAGGATGCGATTTTCCAGCTTGGACCCTACACGTTCAAGCCCGCGATGAAGATGCTGATCACCGAGGAGGATCGCAAGATCCGGCTGACGGAGAAGGAAACCAACATTCTGAAATTCCTCTATCGTTCGCCCGACGGCGTAGTGGCGCGTGACGTGCTGTTGCACGAGGTCTGGGGCTATAATGCCGGGGTGACGACCCACACGCTGGAGACGCATATCTATCGCCTGCGTCAAAAAATTGAACCGGATCCCTCCAACGCGCGTTTGCTGGTGACAGAGTCAGGCGGCTATCGTCTCCTGTCTTGA
- the ribA gene encoding GTP cyclohydrolase II: protein MQLGPGKTEYLARARADLRMGVPVVLRDGSALAIVAAAETCDADRLKALQATGLDLHLVISSRRADTLKARVYDGDLARVKVPHDAPLSWVQAVADPADDLRTPMKGPLTSAREGKADTHRAALLLVKSARLLPAALVMTLPADALDPALTVLEVADITAHLKEASPLHKVVSARLPLEVSEAGRLHIWRPEDGGEEHYAIEIGSPSRSEPVLSRLHSACFTGDILGSLKCDCGPQLRAALAQMGAAGAGVLLYLNQEGRGIGLANKMRAYALQDQGFDTVEANHRLGFEDDERDFRIGADILRNMGFGAVRLLTNNPAKIEMMKSCGIDVVERVPLKVGEGTHNRAYLATKAAKSGHLL, encoded by the coding sequence ATGCAGCTTGGCCCCGGCAAGACGGAATACCTGGCACGCGCCCGCGCGGACCTTCGCATGGGCGTGCCGGTGGTCTTGCGGGATGGCTCTGCACTGGCCATCGTCGCGGCGGCAGAGACCTGCGATGCGGACCGTCTGAAGGCGCTGCAAGCGACGGGGCTGGACCTGCATCTTGTCATCTCATCGCGCCGCGCCGACACCTTGAAGGCCCGGGTTTATGATGGCGACCTCGCGCGCGTCAAAGTTCCGCACGACGCGCCGCTTTCCTGGGTGCAGGCCGTGGCCGATCCGGCCGACGATCTGCGCACGCCGATGAAAGGACCGCTGACCTCGGCCCGCGAAGGCAAGGCCGACACGCATCGCGCCGCGCTGCTGCTTGTAAAATCCGCCCGCCTTCTGCCTGCTGCACTGGTCATGACACTCCCGGCCGACGCGCTGGACCCTGCGTTGACCGTGCTCGAGGTGGCCGACATCACCGCACATCTGAAAGAGGCCAGCCCCCTGCACAAGGTGGTCAGCGCCCGCCTGCCGCTGGAAGTGTCCGAGGCGGGTCGCCTGCATATCTGGCGCCCCGAGGATGGCGGCGAGGAACATTACGCCATAGAAATCGGCAGCCCGTCCCGCAGCGAGCCAGTGCTGTCGCGCCTGCATTCCGCCTGCTTTACCGGCGACATCTTGGGGAGCCTGAAATGCGATTGCGGACCTCAACTGCGCGCGGCCCTGGCGCAGATGGGCGCGGCGGGCGCGGGCGTGCTGCTCTACCTCAACCAGGAAGGCCGCGGCATCGGCCTGGCCAACAAGATGCGGGCCTACGCGCTGCAGGACCAGGGCTTTGACACGGTCGAGGCCAATCATCGGCTGGGGTTCGAGGATGACGAGCGCGATTTCCGCATCGGCGCCGACATCCTGCGCAACATGGGCTTCGGCGCGGTGCGGCTGCTGACGAACAACCCCGCCAAGATCGAGATGATGAAAAGTTGCGGCATCGACGTGGTGGAACGCGTGCCGCTCAAGGTGGGCGAAGGCACGCACAACCGCGCCTATCTTGCCACCAAGGCTGCGAAGTCAGGCCACCTGCTTTGA
- a CDS encoding DUF2842 domain-containing protein, producing MALSYKARRRWSLVILLIALPLYIVVAVNLTDWLRAEYDVGILTELVVFVVLGIAWIVPLKPVFRGVGQPDPDARD from the coding sequence ATGGCCCTGAGTTACAAAGCCCGCCGCCGCTGGTCCCTGGTGATCCTGCTGATCGCTCTGCCGCTTTACATCGTGGTGGCGGTCAACCTGACAGACTGGCTGCGGGCAGAATACGACGTGGGCATCCTGACCGAACTGGTGGTCTTCGTCGTGCTGGGCATCGCGTGGATCGTGCCGCTGAAGCCGGTCTTTCGCGGCGTCGGCCAGCCGGACCCGGACGCACGGGACTAG
- a CDS encoding adenylosuccinate synthase, which translates to MANVVVVGAQWGDEGKGKIVDWLSERADVIARFQGGHNAGHTLVIDGKVYKLNALPSGVVRGGKLSLIGNGVVLDPWHLVNEIASIREQGVEISPETLMIAENTPLILPIHGELDRAREEAASKGTKIGTTGRGIGPAYEDKVGRRSVRVADLADDATLEARVDRALQHHDPLRKGLGIEPVDRDALVVRLKSIAQDLLPYAAPVWKVLNDQRKAGKRILFEGAQGALLDIDFGTYPFVTSSNVIAGQAATGVGMGPGAIDYVLGIVKAYTTRVGEGPFPTELQDDDGQRLGERGREFGTVTGRQRRCGWFDAALVRQTCATSGVTGISLTKLDVLDGFDTLKICVGYELDGKQLDYLPTATDQQWRCKPIYEEMPGWSETTEGARSWADLPANAIKYVRRVEELIQCPVALLSTSPEREDTILVTDPFAD; encoded by the coding sequence ATGGCAAATGTCGTCGTTGTCGGCGCCCAGTGGGGTGACGAGGGTAAAGGCAAGATCGTTGACTGGCTGAGCGAGCGCGCGGATGTGATCGCGCGGTTCCAGGGCGGGCACAACGCGGGCCACACGCTGGTCATCGACGGCAAGGTCTACAAGCTGAACGCGCTGCCGTCGGGCGTGGTGCGCGGCGGCAAGCTAAGCCTGATTGGCAACGGCGTGGTGCTGGACCCGTGGCATCTGGTCAACGAAATCGCCTCGATCCGCGAGCAGGGCGTCGAGATCAGCCCCGAGACGCTGATGATCGCCGAGAACACGCCGCTGATCCTGCCGATCCACGGCGAGTTGGACCGCGCGCGTGAGGAAGCGGCCAGCAAGGGCACCAAGATCGGCACCACGGGTCGTGGCATCGGGCCGGCCTATGAGGACAAAGTCGGCCGTCGCTCGGTCCGCGTGGCGGACTTGGCGGATGACGCCACGCTCGAAGCGCGCGTGGACCGCGCGTTGCAGCACCACGATCCGCTGCGCAAGGGGCTGGGCATCGAGCCCGTGGACCGCGACGCGCTGGTGGTGCGGCTGAAATCCATCGCGCAGGATCTGCTGCCCTATGCTGCGCCGGTCTGGAAAGTGTTGAACGACCAGCGCAAGGCGGGCAAGCGTATTCTGTTCGAGGGCGCACAGGGCGCATTGCTGGATATCGACTTCGGCACCTATCCGTTCGTGACGTCCTCCAACGTCATCGCGGGACAGGCCGCGACAGGCGTCGGCATGGGGCCGGGCGCGATCGATTACGTGCTTGGGATCGTCAAGGCCTATACAACCCGCGTGGGCGAAGGTCCGTTCCCGACCGAGTTGCAGGATGACGATGGTCAGCGACTGGGGGAGAGGGGTCGCGAATTCGGCACCGTCACGGGCCGCCAGCGCCGCTGTGGCTGGTTCGACGCGGCGCTGGTGCGCCAGACCTGTGCGACCTCGGGCGTGACCGGGATTTCGCTGACCAAGCTGGATGTGCTGGACGGCTTCGACACGCTGAAGATCTGTGTCGGCTACGAGTTGGACGGCAAGCAACTGGATTACCTGCCCACGGCGACCGACCAGCAGTGGCGCTGCAAGCCGATTTACGAGGAAATGCCGGGCTGGTCCGAGACCACCGAAGGCGCGCGAAGCTGGGCAGACCTGCCCGCCAACGCGATCAAGTACGTGCGCCGGGTCGAGGAGTTGATCCAGTGCCCCGTCGCTCTACTCTCAACCTCGCCGGAGCGTGAGGATACGATCCTCGTGACCGACCCCTTCGCCGACTGA
- a CDS encoding DUF6524 family protein: MTGFIVRWALAFVLLAATFNPTRYNFIVWAQNNWDAQMPLTVLFALLLLVGYIIYLRATLRSIGAFGMGLILAIAAAVAWVLVDYGFLNIDSPTQNLWLGLAALSLVLGIGLSWSHVRRRLSGQSDMDDVDE; the protein is encoded by the coding sequence ATGACCGGATTTATCGTGAGGTGGGCACTGGCCTTTGTCCTGCTGGCCGCGACGTTCAACCCGACCCGGTACAATTTCATCGTCTGGGCGCAAAACAACTGGGACGCGCAGATGCCGCTGACCGTGCTCTTCGCGCTGCTGCTTCTGGTGGGCTACATCATCTACCTGCGCGCCACGCTGCGCTCGATCGGGGCGTTCGGCATGGGGCTGATCCTCGCCATTGCCGCGGCGGTGGCATGGGTGCTCGTGGACTACGGTTTCCTCAACATCGACAGTCCGACGCAAAATCTGTGGCTGGGCCTTGCCGCGTTGTCGCTGGTCCTCGGAATCGGGCTCAGCTGGAGCCACGTGCGTCGCCGCCTGTCGGGCCAGTCCGACATGGACGACGTGGACGAATAA